In the genome of Chaetodon auriga isolate fChaAug3 chromosome 15, fChaAug3.hap1, whole genome shotgun sequence, one region contains:
- the itpkca gene encoding inositol-trisphosphate 3-kinase C, with protein MSGTQEVFESVFYENSTWKKHKSCRSSSLFPMTPKKPEQWLQVVGHAGSFRVGDYGTLLKRFCEGEQQCYLRLMEDALRPFVPAYHGVVQRDEQDYNMMDNLLTHFNTPAIMDCKMGSRTYLEEELLMARERPQPRHDMYEKMVAVDPEAPTVQERAQQAVLKTRYMQWRETLSSTATLGFRIEGFRKANEECYTNFKRTKSRAQVQEALDNFVDSNTHIVWGYLTRLKQLRQVLEVSDFFRAHEVVGSSLLFVHDWTGRTGVWMIDFGKTVTTPADLTLDHRTPWVEGNREDGYLWGLDNLIDILTNMLPCDLKATLNMCGNLLTSHE; from the exons ATGTCGGGGACTCAGGAAGTGTTTGAAAGCGTGTTTTACGAG AACTCCACATGGAAGAAACACAAAAGTTGCAGgtcttcatctctctttcctATGACTCCCAAGAAACCTGAGCAGTGGCTGCAAGTGGTCGGGCATGCAG GGAGCTTTCGTGTTGGGGATTATGGTACACTGCTGAAGAGGTTCTGTGAGGGGGAGCAACAATGCTACCTCAGGCTGATGGAGGACGCTTTGAGGCCCTTTGTTCCAGCCTACCACGGTGTGGTGCAGCGGGACGAGCAGGATTACAACATGATGGATAACTTGCTCACCCATTTCAACACACCAGCCATCATGGACTGCAAGATGGGCAGTCG CACATACcttgaggaggagctgctgatggCCCGAGAGCGGCCTCAGCCTCGTCACGACATGTATGAGAAGATGGTGGCTGTGGACCCAGAGGCCCCAACAGTCCAGGAACGAGCCCAGCAGGCGGTGCTGAAAACCAGGTACATGCAGTGGAGGGAGACTCTCAGCTCCACAGCGACTCTGGGTTTCCGTATCGAAGGATTCAGG AAGGCAAATGAAGAATGTTACACAAACTTCAAAAGGACCAAAAGCAGAGCGCAAGTGCAGGAAGCACTCGACAACTTTGTTGACTCCAATACACACATTGTG TGGGGCTACCTGACACGGTTGAAACAGTTGCGACAAGTTTTGGAGGTGTCAGACTTCTTCAGAGCGCATGAG GTTGTGGGCAGCTCTTTACTGTTTGTACATGACTGGACAGGCAGAACAGGAGTCTGGATGATTGACTTTGGAAAGACTGTGACCACGCCGGCGGACCTCACCTTGGACCACCGCACTCCGTGGGTAGAGGGCAATCGAGAAGATGGCTACCTGTGGGGTCTGGACAACCTCATTGATATACTGACCAACATGCTACCATGTGACTTGAAAGCCACTCTAAACATGTGTGGAAATTTACTCACCAGTCATGAGTGA